One window of Candidatus Tokpelaia hoelldoblerii genomic DNA carries:
- the murA gene encoding UDP-N-acetylglucosamine 1-carboxyvinyltransferase (bhsal14680) yields MDRIKIIGGEQLNGIIPISGAKNAALPLMIASLLTDDVLTLEDVPHLADVEQLIRILGNHGVDYSVNGRREHQDGVYSRTVHFTARNIVTTTAPYDLVAKMRASFWVIGPLLAREGEATVSLPGGCAIGTRPVDFILDGLRALGADITIDNGYVHARAPKGLKGAEYHFPKVTVGGTHVMLMAASLAKGETVLRNAACEPEVVNLAECLNDMGAQITGAGTPEIRIKGAKSLSGARVRVIPDRIETGTYAMAVAMTGGDVLLKGADPRQLEVVLQTLRQTGTQIEEEAEGIRIRRNSNAITPVDISTEPFPGFPTDLQAQFMGLMTRANGTAKITETVFENRFMHVQELARLGARISLSGQTATIEGVERLKGAQVMATDLRASVALVIAGLAAEGETTVNRVYHLDRGFERLEEKLSACGANIERISG; encoded by the coding sequence ATGGATCGGATCAAAATTATCGGCGGGGAGCAACTGAACGGCATTATCCCCATATCAGGGGCAAAAAATGCTGCCTTGCCGCTTATGATCGCCTCACTGCTGACAGATGATGTGCTCACACTGGAAGATGTGCCACATCTTGCTGATGTTGAACAATTGATTCGTATTCTTGGCAATCACGGCGTGGATTACTCCGTGAATGGCCGCCGTGAACATCAGGACGGCGTTTATTCGCGCACCGTGCATTTCACCGCCCGCAATATTGTCACCACCACTGCCCCCTACGATCTTGTCGCCAAAATGCGCGCCAGTTTCTGGGTGATCGGCCCGCTGCTGGCGCGAGAGGGTGAAGCCACCGTCTCCCTGCCCGGCGGCTGCGCTATCGGCACAAGGCCGGTGGATTTTATTCTTGACGGCTTACGCGCCCTCGGCGCTGACATCACAATTGATAATGGCTATGTCCATGCCCGCGCGCCCAAGGGGCTAAAGGGGGCGGAATATCATTTCCCGAAAGTGACGGTCGGCGGCACCCATGTGATGTTGATGGCAGCCAGCCTCGCCAAAGGCGAAACCGTGCTGCGCAATGCCGCCTGCGAGCCGGAAGTGGTCAACCTTGCTGAGTGTCTTAACGATATGGGCGCACAGATTACCGGTGCAGGCACGCCGGAAATCCGCATCAAGGGCGCAAAAAGCCTTTCCGGTGCGCGGGTGCGCGTGATCCCTGACCGGATTGAAACCGGAACCTACGCCATGGCCGTGGCGATGACCGGCGGGGATGTGTTGCTGAAAGGCGCCGACCCCAGGCAGCTTGAGGTTGTTCTGCAGACGCTGCGGCAAACCGGCACACAGATTGAGGAAGAAGCAGAAGGAATCCGTATCCGCCGCAACAGCAATGCAATCACACCGGTTGATATCTCCACCGAACCTTTCCCTGGCTTTCCCACGGATTTGCAGGCACAGTTTATGGGATTGATGACACGGGCAAACGGCACGGCGAAAATCACTGAAACTGTATTTGAAAACCGTTTCATGCACGTGCAGGAACTGGCGCGTCTCGGAGCGCGGATTTCGCTTTCCGGCCAGACAGCGACAATCGAGGGTGTGGAACGCCTCAAAGGGGCTCAGGTCATGGCGACAGACCTGCGGGCTTCCGTGGCACTGGTCATCGCCGGCCTTGCAGCGGAAGGCGAAACCACTGTCAATCGCGTTTACCATCTTGACCGCGGCTTTGAGCGGCTGGAAGAAAAACTTTCCGCCTGCGGGGCGAATATTGAACGTATCAGCGGTTAA
- a CDS encoding Hypothetical protein (bhsal14690): MEDASENTRLVAVELDESIGRSTPEIEHERAVAVFDLIEENSFLPVGDTGHGPYRLKLSLADKRLVMDISRTDGIWVTTHILSLTPFRRIVKDYFMVCDTYYDAIRSASTNRIEAIDMGRRSLHNEGSQTLIDRLGGKIDIDFRTARRLFTLLCVLHRRG, from the coding sequence ATGGAGGACGCCAGCGAAAATACACGGCTGGTTGCGGTTGAGCTTGATGAAAGCATTGGCCGCTCGACACCGGAAATCGAACATGAACGCGCTGTGGCGGTGTTTGACCTGATTGAGGAAAACAGCTTTCTTCCGGTCGGTGATACGGGGCACGGCCCCTACCGGCTGAAACTGTCACTTGCCGACAAGCGCCTTGTCATGGATATTTCGCGTACAGACGGCATCTGGGTAACAACACATATTTTATCGCTTACGCCGTTCCGCCGCATCGTTAAAGATTATTTCATGGTGTGTGATACCTATTATGACGCCATCCGCTCGGCAAGCACCAACAGGATCGAAGCCATCGATATGGGACGGCGCAGCCTGCACAATGAAGGCTCGCAAACGCTGATTGACCGGCTGGGCGGCAAAATTGACATTGATTTTCGCACCGCGCGCCGTCTGTTCACACTCTTGTGCGTTCTGCATCGGCGAGGATAA
- a CDS encoding Protein tyrosine phosphatase (bhsal14700) produces MTQMPFHSDRPSSVLFVCGLNAIRSPIAEALTQKFFPDIYVASAGIFKGEADSFAAAIIAEETMAQANYNPRGLEDLTDGFFDLVITLSPQVHEAVMTQMRDVSVTVEYWPVSDPSQTQGAREQILDAYRIVREDLKNRILARFARHAP; encoded by the coding sequence ATGACACAAATGCCATTCCACTCTGACCGGCCATCGTCGGTTTTATTCGTCTGCGGACTGAACGCCATTCGCTCACCGATTGCCGAAGCGCTGACGCAGAAATTCTTCCCTGATATTTACGTAGCCTCCGCCGGTATATTCAAAGGTGAAGCCGACTCCTTTGCCGCCGCCATCATCGCGGAGGAAACCATGGCCCAGGCCAACTACAACCCGCGCGGGCTGGAGGATCTGACAGACGGTTTCTTTGACCTTGTCATCACCTTAAGCCCGCAGGTGCATGAAGCGGTCATGACACAAATGCGCGATGTTTCCGTTACCGTGGAATACTGGCCTGTCAGCGATCCGTCACAAACGCAGGGCGCACGCGAGCAGATACTCGATGCCTACCGCATTGTGCGCGAAGACCTGAAAAACCGGATTCTGGCGCGCTTTGCCCGTCATGCCCCATAA
- a CDS encoding Branched-chain amino acid transporter protein (bhsal14750) yields MTSFDFFLQQLINSLSLGAIYGLIAIGYTMVYGILGMINFAHGDVFMVGAFTAMIAFMVLALYPVLPVAAALLTVLVVTTVLTSVWSWSLERIAYRPLRGSFRLAPLITAIGMSIAIQNFVSVFQGPRPKSMPDVIAGKWQIPGLDVTIQHKQFLVVAVTVLLLAAFSWIVARTSLGRAQRACSQDRKMTSLVGINVNRTISTTFIMGGMLAGIAGTVYVFYYPSNISYMDGFIPGIKAFTAAVLGGIGSLPGAVIGGLLIALIEVLWGSYTNYPEYKDVAAFAVLIVVLIFMPSGILGRPEVEKV; encoded by the coding sequence ATGACATCTTTTGATTTTTTCCTCCAGCAGCTGATCAACAGCCTGTCCCTTGGCGCTATTTATGGGCTGATCGCCATCGGCTATACAATGGTCTATGGCATTCTGGGCATGATCAATTTTGCCCATGGCGACGTTTTCATGGTCGGCGCTTTTACAGCCATGATCGCCTTTATGGTGCTTGCACTTTATCCTGTTTTGCCGGTTGCCGCCGCATTGTTAACTGTTTTAGTCGTGACGACAGTGCTGACATCGGTGTGGAGCTGGTCGCTTGAACGTATCGCCTACCGCCCTCTGCGCGGGTCCTTCCGCCTTGCGCCGCTGATTACCGCAATCGGTATGTCCATTGCCATTCAGAACTTTGTTTCAGTGTTTCAGGGCCCCCGCCCCAAATCCATGCCGGATGTCATTGCCGGTAAATGGCAAATTCCCGGGCTTGACGTCACCATCCAGCACAAGCAGTTTCTGGTGGTTGCCGTCACGGTTCTGCTGCTGGCCGCCTTTTCATGGATTGTCGCCAGAACTTCGCTTGGCCGCGCCCAGCGCGCCTGTTCCCAGGACAGAAAAATGACCTCGCTTGTCGGCATCAATGTCAACAGAACCATTTCCACCACCTTCATCATGGGCGGCATGCTTGCCGGTATCGCCGGCACGGTTTATGTTTTTTACTATCCTTCCAATATTTCCTATATGGATGGTTTCATCCCCGGGATCAAAGCCTTTACCGCAGCTGTTCTTGGCGGGATCGGCTCGCTTCCTGGTGCGGTTATCGGCGGTTTGCTCATCGCGCTGATCGAGGTTCTGTGGGGGTCTTACACCAATTATCCCGAATATAAGGATGTCGCCGCTTTTGCCGTGCTGATTGTCGTACTGATTTTCATGCCGTCAGGCATTCTCGGGCGGCCGGAAGTGGAAAAAGTATAA
- the infA gene encoding Translation initiation factor IF-1 (bhsal14710) codes for MAKEEVLEFSGIVTELLPNAMFRVKLDNDHEIIAHTAGRMRKNRIRVLAGDKVMVEMTPYDLTKGRITYRYK; via the coding sequence ATGGCCAAGGAAGAAGTGCTGGAGTTTTCGGGCATCGTCACCGAATTGCTCCCCAACGCAATGTTTCGTGTCAAGCTTGACAACGATCATGAAATCATCGCGCATACTGCAGGCAGAATGCGCAAAAACCGCATCCGTGTTCTGGCGGGAGACAAGGTGATGGTAGAGATGACCCCCTATGATTTGACCAAGGGGCGCATTACCTACCGCTATAAATAG
- a CDS encoding Glutamate dehydrogenase (bhsal14740), with product MEASSIYTGPVFEMARKQFETVADMLDIPAPERTRIFMPKRTLAVSCPIQHDDGSVVVYQGYRVQHHLTLGPAKGGTRFAPNVDVGEVAALAIWMSWKCALAGLPYGGAKGGVAVDPRALSPRELETLSRRYMQEMLPFVGPHTDVMAPDMGTNEQVMAWFMDTYSMNQGKTVLEIVTGKPVDNGGTVGRREATGRGVAYLIGRAAETIGLKINGSTAIVQGFGNVGSVAAVTLQAMGVTVVGVSDHTCAYYDPKGLDVAKLEAHVRRTGVLEGYSKEGLFDASELLVQPCDILVPAAIERVINGKNADKLQCRILAEAANGPTTPEADAILRNRPEIYVIPDILCNAGGVIVSYFEWVQDLQQLFWDETEVNDRLHKTLERSYQAVSTLIEKRSLSARDAALSIGVERVLNAKRKRGLFP from the coding sequence ATGGAAGCATCATCAATTTATACCGGTCCGGTGTTTGAAATGGCGCGCAAGCAGTTTGAAACTGTTGCTGATATGCTGGATATTCCCGCCCCCGAACGGACGCGGATTTTTATGCCGAAGCGGACTCTGGCCGTTTCCTGCCCGATTCAGCATGATGACGGTTCGGTTGTTGTCTATCAGGGCTATCGTGTCCAGCATCACCTCACCCTTGGACCGGCAAAAGGCGGCACACGGTTTGCCCCCAATGTTGATGTGGGGGAAGTGGCGGCGCTCGCCATCTGGATGAGCTGGAAATGCGCGCTGGCCGGCCTGCCTTATGGCGGGGCGAAAGGCGGTGTTGCGGTTGATCCGCGCGCTTTGTCGCCGCGCGAGCTTGAAACCCTGTCGCGCCGGTATATGCAGGAAATGCTTCCCTTTGTCGGGCCGCATACGGATGTCATGGCGCCGGATATGGGCACGAATGAACAGGTCATGGCCTGGTTTATGGACACCTATTCGATGAATCAGGGCAAGACCGTGCTGGAAATTGTCACCGGCAAGCCGGTGGATAATGGCGGCACAGTTGGCCGCCGTGAGGCGACAGGGCGCGGTGTGGCCTATCTTATCGGGCGCGCTGCTGAAACAATCGGGCTGAAAATCAACGGTTCAACGGCGATTGTGCAGGGTTTCGGCAATGTCGGCTCTGTCGCGGCTGTCACCCTGCAGGCGATGGGTGTCACTGTTGTCGGTGTGAGCGACCATACCTGCGCCTATTATGACCCCAAGGGGCTTGATGTGGCAAAGCTTGAGGCGCATGTGCGCCGCACCGGCGTGCTGGAAGGGTATTCCAAAGAAGGGCTGTTTGATGCCAGTGAGCTGCTGGTGCAGCCTTGTGATATTCTGGTGCCGGCGGCAATTGAACGGGTGATCAACGGCAAGAATGCTGACAAGCTGCAATGCCGCATTCTGGCGGAAGCGGCAAACGGCCCGACCACGCCGGAAGCTGACGCTATTTTGCGCAACCGGCCGGAAATTTATGTGATCCCGGATATTCTGTGCAATGCCGGCGGTGTGATTGTCAGCTATTTTGAATGGGTGCAGGATTTGCAGCAGCTGTTCTGGGATGAGACAGAAGTCAACGACCGTCTGCACAAGACACTGGAACGTTCCTATCAGGCTGTCAGTACGCTGATAGAAAAACGTTCACTGTCAGCGCGTGATGCGGCATTGTCCATTGGTGTGGAACGTGTGCTCAACGCCAAGCGCAAACGCGGGCTGTTCCCCTGA
- the maf gene encoding Septum formation inhibitor Maf (bhsal14720), with product MQDKTTDEQSLSALVLASASPRRLALLRQIGIEPRHMHAASVDETPKRGEHPLYLARRLARAKAEHAEAAVRNIPELQKALVLAADTVVSIGRSILPKPETDDEAYACLRRLSGRTHRVYTDICLIAANGKRHHKTVESKVRFSLIDRDMMDAYVRSGEWQGKAGGYAVQGKAGAFVVRLVGSYSNVVGLPLAETAALLHRHNYSFNEDW from the coding sequence ATGCAGGATAAAACCACAGACGAACAATCGCTCTCCGCTCTGGTTCTGGCATCAGCTTCGCCGCGCCGGCTGGCCCTTCTGCGCCAGATCGGCATTGAACCGCGCCATATGCACGCTGCCAGTGTTGATGAAACGCCCAAACGCGGCGAACATCCGCTTTATCTGGCGCGGCGCCTGGCGCGCGCCAAGGCGGAACACGCTGAAGCAGCAGTACGCAACATCCCCGAATTGCAAAAGGCCCTGGTGCTCGCCGCCGATACAGTTGTGTCTATCGGGCGGTCAATCCTGCCCAAGCCGGAAACGGATGATGAGGCTTATGCCTGCCTGCGCCGTCTGTCCGGCCGTACCCACCGGGTTTATACCGACATCTGCCTGATTGCCGCCAACGGCAAACGCCATCATAAAACGGTGGAAAGCAAGGTACGGTTTTCACTGATTGACCGCGATATGATGGATGCCTATGTACGCTCGGGCGAGTGGCAGGGCAAAGCGGGCGGTTATGCTGTCCAAGGCAAGGCGGGCGCATTTGTCGTCCGCCTGGTCGGTTCTTACAGCAATGTTGTCGGCCTGCCGCTGGCAGAAACCGCCGCTCTCCTGCACCGCCATAACTATTCCTTTAATGAAGACTGGTGA
- the yacG gene encoding DNA gyrase inhibitor YacG (bhsal14730), protein MSEREQKNTVTPLRAVIPCPECGKPSTREHYPFCSRRCRALDLNRWLSGSYVLPGRKLSDEQDDQIFFDDKNPFSE, encoded by the coding sequence ATGTCCGAGCGGGAACAGAAAAACACCGTCACCCCTTTGCGGGCTGTCATTCCCTGTCCGGAATGTGGCAAGCCGTCCACACGCGAGCATTACCCCTTCTGTTCGCGCCGTTGCCGGGCGCTTGATTTGAACCGCTGGCTTTCCGGCAGTTATGTGCTGCCTGGCCGCAAACTCAGCGACGAACAGGACGACCAGATATTCTTCGATGATAAAAACCCCTTTTCAGAATAA